One part of the Rutidosis leptorrhynchoides isolate AG116_Rl617_1_P2 chromosome 1, CSIRO_AGI_Rlap_v1, whole genome shotgun sequence genome encodes these proteins:
- the LOC139844117 gene encoding uncharacterized protein: protein MGLTNDGKLRHPADGLAWKAFNVRYPEFASDPRNVRLDLASDGFNPFLTMSSSHSTWPVLLISYNLPPWICMKRQSFILSAIIPGVKGPGNDIDVYLKPLIEELKLLWEGVEAYDAFCKKQFKLQAVLIWTVNDFPAYANLSGWSTKGLVTCPVCVSYTRSIWLKNSKKFSYMAHRRWLEMKHHYRFQKERFDGTIEEEGPPTMLTGSDILKQLGCTCFRYGKSNKSSKKRTRDDVGPSTNMDESVVFEDIDNFIEENIDGEQQLWKKRSIFFDLPYWEYNLLKHNLDVMHIKKNVCDNLLGTLMNWDGKTKDNENARKDLKEMGIRGDLHPIDRPNKKSYIPPACYTMSNDEKTNFLQMLKDLEVPDGYASNISRGVSLKDRKIYNLKSHDGHILMQDILPIALRSSMTSRAQSRVVKAISDFCLFFKGLCAKVLDLSELERLEYQVVQTLCELEQLFPPRFFTIMVHLTIHLISEARLGGPVHYRWMYPVERYLMRLKSYVGNKAHPEGSIAEGYIKEECLTFCSRYFKGVDTILNRLPRNDDNVLDKEMYMLNSSGRNLGKRRINVMKILSLAIGPNTYAKLYKGFITNGFKFLTKRREEFMRTQNSGVMVEVEGGNYYGKLTDIIELDYFKSYKVVLFRCDWVDIRPSKGLKKINMDFLSSTSLGRWYTRVKP, encoded by the exons ATGGGTCTTACGAATGATGGAAAGTTAAGGCACCCAGCGGATGGCCTTGCTTGGAAGGCATTTAATGTTCGATATCCTGAGTTTGCCTCAGACCCTCGAAATGTTAGACTCGACCTTGCTAGTGATGGTTTTAATCCTTTTCTTACAATGAGCTCATCGCATAGCACATGGCCAGTGCTGTTAATATCTTATAATTTACCACCTTGGATATGCATGAAACGACAATCTTTTATTCTTTCTGCGATTATTCCAGGCGTGAAAGGCCCAGGAAATGATATAGATGTCTATTTGAAACCTTTAATTGAAGAGCTAAAATTGTTATGGGAGGGTGTGGAAGCGTATGATGCTTTTTGTAAGAAACAATTTAAGCTACAAGCTGTGCTTATATGGACTGTAAATGACTTTCCCGCCTATGCAAACTTATCTGGTTGGAGCACGAAAGGTCTTGTGACATGTCCGGTTTGTGTAAGTTACACTCGTTCTATATGGCTAAAGAATAGCAAAAAGTTTAGTTACATGGCACATCGTAGATGGCTTGAAATGAAACATCATTATCGATTTCAGAAAGAGCGTTTTGATGGTACTATCGAGGAAGAGGGTCCTCCAACCATGTTGACAGGATCTGATATTTTAAAGCAATTAGGATGTACATGTTTTAGATATGGAAAGTCCAACAAATCTTCTAAGAAGAGGACAAGAGATGATGTAGGCCCTTCAACAAATATGGATGAGTCTGTTGTATTTGAGGATATAGATAATTTCATAGAAGAAAATATTGATGGTGAGCAACAGTTGTGGAAAAAAAGGAGCATCTTTTTTGATTTACCATATTGGGAATACAATTTACTTAAACATAATTTAGATGTAATGCATATAAAAAAGAATGTATGTGACAATTTACTTGGGACTTTAATGAATTGGGACGGGAAGACTAAAGATAATGAAAATGCTCGCAAAGATCTCAAGGAAATGGGAATAAGGGGTGACCTTCACCCTATAGATCGTCCTAACAAAAAATCATACATTCCCCCAGCATGTTATACTATGTCCAATGATGAGAAGACTAACTTTCTACAAATGTTGAAAGATCTTGAAGTTCCTGATGGGTATGCTTCAAACATTTCAAGAGGTGTAAGCTTGAAAGATCGTAAGATCTATAACCTTAAGAGTCACGATGGGCACATTTTAATGCAAGATATTTTACCGATTGCTTTAAGGTCTTCAATGACTTCAAGAGCTCAATCTCGAGTTGTTAAAGCCATTTCTGATTTTTGTTTATTTTTTAAAGGGTTGTGTGCTAAAGTACTCGATCTTAGTGAATTAGAAAGGTTGGAGTATCAAGTTGTGCAAACATTATGCGAGTTAGAGCAGCTATTTCCTCCTAGATTTTTCACAATTATGGTTCATTTGACTATCCACTTAATATCAGAGGCCAGACTTGGGGGACCTGTTCATTATAGATGGATGTATCCCGTTGAACG GTATCTGATGCGATTGAAGTCGTATGTTGGTAATAAGGCTCATCCAGAGGGCTCAATTGCAGAAGGGTATATTAAAGAGGAGTGCCTTACGTTTTGTTCAAGATACTTTAAGGGTGTTGATACTATACTTAATCGTCTTCCTAGAAATGATGATAATGTTCTGGATAAAGAGATGTATATGCTTAATTCAAGTGGTCGTAATTTAGGAAAG AGAAGAATAAATGTGATGAAGATATTATCACTTGCTATAGGCCCAAACACTTATGCCAAATTGTATAAAGGTTTCATAACAAATGGCTTTAAATTCCTTACAAAGAGACGTGAGGAGTTTATGAGAACCCAAAACTCAGGAGTTATGGTGGAAGTTGAAGGAGGAAATTACTATGGAAAGCTTACTGACATTATCGAACTTGACTATTTCAAGAGTTATAAAGTTGTGCTTTTTCGTTGTGATTGGGTTGACATTCGACCTTCAAAGGGGCTAAAAAAGATAAATATGGATTTCCTCTCGTCAACTTCTCTAGGCCGTTGGTACACACGGGTGAAGCCTTGA